The genomic DNA TTGCCACCGAAGTCGTTCAGCGTGCCATCGGTCTTCACTTCGATGATCCGGTTCGCGAGGCCGCTCACGAATTCGCGGTCATGCGACACGAAAATCAGCGTGCCTTCGAACTTATCCAGCGCGATCTGCAGCGATTCGATCGACTCCATATCCATATGGTTGGTCGGCTCGTCCATCAGCATCACGTTGTGGCGGCCGAGCATCAGCTTGCCCCAGATCATGCGGCCCTTCTCGCCGCCCGACAGCACCTTGACCGACTTGCGGATGTCGTCCGCATTGAACAGCAGGCGGCCGAGCGTGCCGCGCACCATCTGCTCGTCGTCGCCTTCCTTGCGGTACTGGTCGATCCAGTCCATCAGCGTGACGTCGCCCGGGAACTCTTCGTACGTGTCCTGCGGCATGTAGCCGATGTTGGCGTTTTCCGCCCACTTCACCGTGCCGTGATCGAGTTGCAGATTGCCCAGCAGCGAGCGCAGCAGCGTGGTCTTGCCCGCGCCGTTCTCGCCGATGATCGCGATGCGCTCGCCCGGCTGCACGCTGATGCTGAAGTTGTTGAAGATCGAGCGCTCGTATTTCTTCGAAATGCCCTCGGCGACCACCGCGATGTTGTGCAGCTTCTTCTCGAACTCGAAGCGGATGAACGGGTTCTGCCGCGACGACGGCTTGAATTCCTCGATCTTGATCTTGTCGATCATCTTCAGACGGCTGGTGGCCTGACGCGCCTTCGACTTGTTCGCCGAGAAGCGGCGCACGAAGTCCTGCAGATCGGCCACGCGCTCCTTCGCCTTCGCGTTGGCGGCCTGCTGACGCTCGCGCGCCTGCGTGCTCGCGAGCATGTAGTCGTCGTAGTTGCCCGGGTAGACCTTCAGCGTGCCGTAGTCCATGTCTGCCATGTGCGTGCAGACCTGGTTCAGGAAGTGCCGGTCGTGCGAGATGATGATCATCGTCGAGTTGTACTGGTTGAGCACGTCTTCCAGCCAACGGATCGAGTTGATGTCGAGGTTGTTGGTCGGCTCATCGAGCAGCAGCACGTCCGGCTTCGAGAACAGCGCCTGCGCGAGCAGCACGCGCAGCTTCCAGCCCGGCGCGACGTTGCTCATCGTGCCGCTGTGCAGATCGATCGAAATACCGATGCCGAGCAGCAGTTCGCCCGCGCGCGCTTCGGCCGTATAGCCGTCGTACTCGGCGAATTTCGCTTCGAGCTCGGCCGCGTGCATGTAGTCGTCGTCGGTCGCGTCGGGGTTCGCGTAGATCGCGTCGCGCTCGGTCATCGCGGCCCACATTTCCGTGTGGCCCATCATCACGACGTCGAGCACGCGCACGTCTTCATACGCGAACTGGTCCTGGCGCAGCTTGCCGAGGCGCACGTTCGGCTCGAGCATCACGTTGCCCGAACTCGGCTCGAGATCCGACCCGAGAATCTTCATGAAAGTGGATTTACCGCAGCCGTTCGCACCGATCAGGCCATAGCGGTTCCCTTCCCCGAATTTGACCGAAATGTTCTCGAAGAGGGGCTTCGGCCCGAATTGCATGGTGATATTGGCAGTAGACAGCACGGCGCGTCCCTTTGAATGTGATATCGGCGAAAAACCCAATATTTTAGCAGGTTTAGAGATTTCAACCTGGGAGTTCGTCCGGCGCCGCCGGTTCGCCGTCGAGCAGCCCGGCCGCGCCGGACACAGTCTGTATCAGATTGAATGGCTTATGTTGCGCGCACATGATAGCGACCGCCGATCCGCCTATACTTTTTTCCATGCGTGTTCCGAGCAGCGTTTTACCGACCCGCGACGCACACCAAGGAGGACATCCATGTCAGACCACGTTTACAAGAAGATCGAACTGACCGGCTCGTCGCCGAAATCGATCGACGACGCGATTACCACCGCGATTGCCAAAGCGTCGAAAACGCTGCGCAATCTGCACTGGTTCGAGGTCACGGAAACACGCGGCCAGATCGAGGATGGCAAGGTCGCGTACTGGCAGGTGACGCTGAAGGTCGGCCTGCGCATCGAGGACTGAGCGGCGGCCGCGCCGCCACGCGAAAGCAGAAAACAAAAAAGCTGCGTCCAACCGAGGCTGGACGCAGCTTTTCGCGATCAGGCCAGCCGATTTACTTCGGCAGCGAGCCGTCGACACCCTCGACATACCAGTTCAGGCGCTGCAGCTCCGCATCGGTCAAGGTCTTGCCTTCAGGCACCTTCACCGTGCCCGACTGATCCTTGATCGGGCCCGTGAACACATCGTGCTTGCCGCTCGCGAGTTCTTCACGCTTCGCCGCGACCTGCTTCTGCCCATCGGCCGGAATCGCCGACGTGTTCAGATCCTCGAGGTTGACGGCCTTCTGCGGAATGCCCCACCACACCGGATCGTTCTTCCACTTGCCGTCGAGCACCTGCTGGATGACCGCCGTGTAATACACGCCCCAGTGCGCGACCACCGAGCCGAGATGCGCATCAGGACCGAACTTCTTCATGTCCGAATCCCAGCCGAACGCGTGCACGTGCTTCTCCGATGCGGTCGCGAGCGTCGCGCTCGAATCGGTGTTCTGCAGCAGCACGTCGGCGCCCTGGCCGATCAGCGTTTCGGCGGCCTGCTTTTCCTTGCCCGGATCGAACCAGCTGTTGATCCAGATCACCTTCGTGTGCACCTTGGGATTCACCGAGCGCGCGCCGAGCGTGAACGCGTTGATGTTGCGCACCACTTCCGGAATCGGCACCGAAGCGACGAAGCCGAGCGTGTTGCTCTTCGTCACGTAGCCCGCGGCGACGCCGGCCAGATACGCGCCCTGGTACATGCGCACGTCGTAGGTGCCGAAGTTCGGCGCCTTCTTGTAGCCGGTCGCGTGCAGGAACACGGTGTCGGGGAAGTCCTTGGCGACCTTCAGCTGGAAGTCCTGGAAGCCGAAGCTCGTGCCGAAGATGATCTTGTTGCCCTTATTCGCGAGATCGCGGAACACGCGCTCGGAGTCGGCCGATTCCGGCACGTTCTCGACGCGCGTGATCTTGATCCGGTTGCCGAACTTCGCTTCGGCCTCCCGCGAGCCCTGGTCGTGCGCGAAGGTCCAGCCGGCATCGCCCGGATTGCCCAGATAGACGAACGCGACGCCCGGCACGTCGGCGGCCTGCGCGGTTTGCGCGAGCGGCGCTGCAAGTGCCAGCGACGCCGCGCCCCATGCGAAAGCGGTCAACAGATTTCTTCTCTTCATGTTTTCTCCCTTGTCGTGGTGAGCGGATGGTGTTGAGCGGATAGATAAAAAGCGTGTGTCGCCGTTAGCCCGCCGAGAAAAACGGCTTGCCGAGCGAGGCAGGCGCATTCAGGCGAATCGTGTTCGGATTGCGCGAGATCAGCGCGAGCACGACGATCGTCGCGACGTACGGCAACATCGCGAGGAACTGCGTCGGCACCGGCACGCCGATCGCCTGCGCGTAGAACTGCAGCCCCGTCACCGCGCCGAACAGCAGCGCGCCGATCAGGAGACGCCCTGGCCGCCACGTCGCGAACACGACCAGCGCGAGCGCGATCCAGCCGCGCCCCGAAGTCAGGTTTTCCTGCCACAGGTGCAGATTGACGATCGAATAGTAGCCGCCAGCGAGTCCCGCCATGCCGCCGCCGAACGCGACCGCGCCATAGCGCACGCCGACCACCGGAAAGCCGACCGAGTGCGCGACCTGCGGCGACTCGCCGACCGAGCGCAGCACGAGCCCCGCGCGCGTACGGTACAGGAACCAGCCGATCGCGGCGAACATCAGGAACGCGAGGTAATCGAGCGGCGTGAGCGTAAACAGCGCCGGGCCGAGCACCGGGATCTTCGACAGCCCCGGGATCGTCCACGTATCGATCGTCGCGCGCACCGCGGCCGACGTGTACGGCTTGCCCACATACGCGGACAGTCCGATGCCGAAGATCGTCAGCGACAAACCGGTGGCGACCTGGTTGGCGAGCATCGTCAGCGTGAGGAACGCGAACAGCAGCGACATCGCGAGACCGGCGCCGATCGCGGCGAGCACGCCGAGCCACGGGCTGCCGGTGATCGACGTGACCGCGTAGCCGGTGACGGCGCCCATCAGCATCATCCCTTCCACGCCAAGGTTGAGCACGCCGGATTTTTCGGCGACGAGTTCACCGGCGCCCGCGAACATCAGCGGGATCGACGCAGTGATTGCGCTCGACGTGAGCGCGGTGGCTTGCTGGATATCCATAACGAGTCTGAAAGCGGATTAGCGAGCTTAACGAGCCACTGCAGCGGCCGAGCGGCGCCGCACGCGGTAGTTCACGAACAGGTCGGCGCCGAGCAGGCAGAACAGCAGCAACCCCTGGAATACGCCCGAGAGCGCCTGCGGCAATTGCATCGAGGTCTGCACCGCTTCGCCGCCGAGGTACAGCAGCGCCATCAGGAGACTCGCGAGCACGATGCCAATTGGATGCAACCGCCCGACGAACACGACGATGATCGCGGTGAAGCCGTAGCCCGGCGACCACGTTGCCTGCAACTGGCCAATCGGACCCGCGATCTCTCCCATGCCGGCGAGGCCCGCGAGGCCGCCGCTGATCAGCAGCGAGGTCCAGATGGTTTTCCTGTCGGAAAACCCCGCATAGCGCGCGGCGAGCGGCGCAAGTCCGCCGACGTTCATCCGGTAGCCCGCGAAGCTCTTGCGCATGAACAGCCAGACGAGCGGAATCGCGATCAGCGTAAGGAACACGGAGGCGTTCAGGCGCGTGCCGCGCAGAAATTTCCAGTGCCAGTCGCCATACAGCGTCGGATACAGCGCGTCGCCGCTGAACATCTCCGACAGCGGGAAGTTCATGCCCTGCGGATCGCGCCACGGGCCGCTCACGAGGTAGATCAGCAGCTGCGTCGCGACGTACGTGAGCATCAGGCTCACGAGAATCTCGTTGGTGTTGAAGCGGCTCTTCAGGAACGCGGGAATCGCGGCCCACGCCATGCCGCCGAGGATACCGGCGAGCATCATGGTCGGCAGGATCCACCAGCCGCTCGCCTGATCGAAGTAGATCGCGACGCCGCTCGCCGCGATGCCGCCGAGCAGCATCTGCCCCTCGGCGCCGATGTTCCACACGTTCGCGCGATAACCGATCGCGAGACCGAGGCCGATCAGGCACAGCGGCGACGCCTTCAGCAGCAGCTCGGACCAGCCGTTGATGCTGGAGAGCGGCTCGATGAAAAACGCGTGCATCGCCTGCAACGGGTCGCGGCCGACGAGGCCGAAGATCAGGAAGCCGATCGCGAGCGTCAGCAACGCGGCGATCAGCGGCACGGCAAGCTGCATCGTGCGCGAGGGCGTCGTGCGGGCTTCGAGTCGATAGGGAAGCATCATGGGTAGCGTGTGATTGTTCGGGTTCTGTTCTTCAGGGTCCGCAGTCGGATGTCTGGTTAGCGTCCTGGCTGTTGGCGCGGTGAGCCGGCTCGCGGCAGGCCGCGCCCGGCCTCACGCATGCGCCGGCTGGTCCGCCGCAGGCGCCGCGCCCTCGCGGTCGCCGAACAGCCCCGCCATCCAGCGGCCGATTTCCTCGGCGTTGGTCGCACCGGTCGCGCGCACCGGCGAGAGCCGCCCGCCCGCGAGCACCGCGATGCGGTCGCAGATATCGAATAGCTCTTCCAGCTCCTCCGAGATCACCAGAATCGCGACGCCGCGCGCCGACAGATCGAGCAGTTGCTGACGGATGAACGCGGACGCGCCGACATCGACGCCCCACGTCGGCTGCGCGACCACCAGCACCTTCGGTGCCTGCAGGATTTCGCGGCCCATGATGTATTTCTGCAGATTGCCGCCCGACAGACTTTGCGCGAGCGCGTCAGGGCCGCCGCAGCGCACGTCGAACGCGTCGATGCAGCGCTTTGCGAACGCGCGCATCGCGCCCGCCCTGATCCAGCCCGACTTGACCATGTTCTGCCGATGCGCAGTCAGGAGCGCGTTGTCGGCGAGGCTCATCGCCGGCACCGCGCCGCGCCCGAGCCGCTCCTCGGGCACGAAGCCGAAGCCGAGCGCGCGCCGCCCGCCCGCGCCGAGGCGCGCTGCCGGCTTGCCGCAGATCGTGATCGCATCGGCCGGAAGGCTGCGTTTTTCACCGCGTTTTTCTCCGGACAAAGCCGCGAGCAGTTCCGCCTGCCCGTTGCCCGACACACCGGCAATGCCGAAGATCTCGCCCGCATGCACGCCGAACGATACGTCGCGCAACGACGTGCCGAACGGATCGTCGCTCGCGACCGATAACTGCCTGACGTCGAGCAGCACCGCGCCCGGCTTGTGCTCGCGCCGCGTGTAGTCCGGCAGCGAATGGCCGACCATCAACTGCGCGAGCGACGCATGCGTCTCGTTCTTCGGCTTCACATGACCGGTCACGCGGCCGCCGCGCATCACGGTCGCGGTGTCGCACAGTTCCTGGATTTCGTCGAGCTTGTGGCTGATGTAGAGGATGCTGCAGCCTTCGGCGGCGAGCCGGCGCAGCGTGGTGAAGAGCTTGCGAACCGCCTGCGGCGTCAGCACCGAAGTCGGCTCGTCCATGATCAGCAGACGCGGATTCTGCAGCAGGCAGCGCACGATTTCGACGCGCTGCCGCTCGCCCACCGTCAGGCTGTGCACGTGCCGCTGCGGATCGATATCGAGGCCGTAGTCGGCCGACACCTCGCGAATGCGTTTGGATAGCGTCTTCAGATCGAACGGTTCGTCGAGCGCCAGCGCAATGTTTTCGCCGACCGTCAGCGTCTCGAACAGCGAGAAGTGCTGAAACACCATGCCGACGCCGAGCTTGCGCGCGGCCGCCGGATTCGCGATGTCAACCGTCTCGCCTTCCCAGCGGATCTCGCCGGCGTCGGGTCGCACCGCGCCGTAGATGATCTTCATCAGCGTGCTTTTGCCCGCGCCGTTCTCGCCGAGCACCGCGTGGATTTCGCCGGGTGCGACGACGAGCGTGACGTCGTCGTTGGCGCGCACGGCCGGGTATTGCTTCGTGATGCCCGTGAGCGCGAGCCGGGGGACTGCCCCGCCGGTGAATTGCGCGCCGTCGCTATGTGGAGTGTCGCTCATGAGATTCCGTAGTGCGTTCGTGACGATCCGTCACCACAACCGGTTGACGATACCTAATTCGACCCACTCAGTCGAGTTGACAAAATTCCCGCAAACCCGCGCCGCTACAAGCTCTGCGGGTATGCATCCCTTGACGCCGTTTTTCGTTCATACTAAAACGCATATACCTTTACGTCCGATCGATCAGCCAGTACATATATTCCGGAGGGTCCATGAGCCAGCAACGCGAGGCGATCGACACGTACCTGCTACGCGTGTTGCACACGCTGCTGATGGAGCGCAGCGTCACGCGCGCCGCCGTCAAACTGAACCAGTCCCAACCCGCCATCAGCGCGGCGCTGCGCCGTCTGCGCGATATCACCGGCGATCCGCTGCTCGTGCGCGGCAAGTCCGGCATGGTGCCGACCGAGTACGGTCTGCGCCTGCTCGAACCGGTGCAGAACGCGCTGCGCGAAATCGAGCGCATCAAGTTCCAGCAGCACAACTTTGATCCGGCCACGTCGATCCGCTGCTACCGGATCGGCTGTCCCGACTACCTCAACGTACTGTTCGTGCCGACCGTCGTCGAACGTTTCCGCCAGGCGGCGCCGAACGCGACGCTCGAATTCCATTCACTCGGCCCCGCGTTCGACTACGAACTCGCGCTCGAGGACGGCAAGCTCGACATCGTCGTCGGCAACTGGCCCGAGCCGCCCGAGCAGCTGCATCTGTCGAACCTGTTCGTCGATCAGATCGTCTGCCTGATGAGCAACACACATCCGTTCGCCAAACGCGGCGGGCTCACGCTCGACCAGTACCTGAACGCGCCCCATCTCGCGCCGACACCTTACTCGGTCGGCCAGCGCGGCGCGATCGACGTGCATCTCGCGCGCGAGCGGCTCAAGCGCCACGTGGTCGTCATGCTGCCCTACTTCAATCTCGCGCCGTACGTGCTGATCAAATCCGACCTGATCTTCACGACAACGCGCCTTTTTGCCGACTACTACGCGAAGTTCCTGCCGCTGACCGTGGTGCCCGCGCCGCTCGACTTCCCGCCGATGCAGTACTACCAGTTGTGGCACGAGCGCGTGCATTACTCCGACGAAGTGCGCTGGCTGCGCGGTCTGGTTGGCGAGGCGACCCGGACGTTGATCGACAAGTCCTGAGGCGAGATGCGGCGCCGATGCCGCCCCCTTTCCCCTCAAGCCGCCGCCTCATAAAGCTGCCGCGCAAGCCGGTTATGCCGCTCGATCACCGGCCCGAGTTCGAGTGTCGCCAGCTGCCCGTTCTTCACCACCACCTTGCCGTCGATCACGCTATAGCTGACCTGCGAGGGTGCGCAGAATACCAGAGCGGCCACCGGATCGTGCAGCGCGCCGGCAAACTGCGGCTGACGCAGATCGAACGCGACGAAATCCGCGGCCATGCCGGGCGCGAGCGCACCAATGTCGTCGCGATTGAGCACGCGCGCGCCGCCCAAGGTCGCGATTTCGAGCGCCTCGCGCGCGGTCATCGCGTCGGGCCCGAAACCGACGCGCTGCAGCAGCAGAGCCTGACGGACTTCGGCAACCATCTGTGCACCGTCGTTCGACGCGGAACCGTCGACGCCGAGCCCGACCGGCACGCCCGCGAGCCGCATGCGCTTGACCGGCGCGATGCCTGACGCGAGCCGCATATTCGAGCACGGACAATGCGCGACGCCGGTGCCAGTGCGCGCGAACAGCGCGATGCCCGCGTCGTCGAGTTGCACGCAGTGGGCATGCCATACGTCGCGGCCGACCCAGCCGAGATCGTGCGCATACTCGGCCGGCGTCATGCCGAACTTCTCGCGGCTGTACTCGACGTCGTTGACGTTCTCCGCCAGATGCGTGTGCATCGACACCCCGTACTGGCGCGCGAGCACCGCCGATTCGCGCATCAGGTCGCGGCTCACCGAAAACGGCGAGCACGGCGCCACCACGACGCGCAGCATCGCGTAGCGACCCTCGTCGTGATACGTCTCGATCAGACGCTGCGTGTCCTTCAGGATGTCCGCTTCGCGCTCGACCACCGAATCGGGCGGCAGGCCGCCGTCTTTCTGTCCCACGCTCATACTGCCGCGCGCCGCGTGAAAGCGCATGCCGATCCGGCGCGCGGCCGCGATGCTGTCGTCGAGGCGACTGCCGTTCGGATAGATATACAGATGGTCGCTCGAGGTCGTGCAGCCGGACAGCAGCAGTTCGGCCATCGCGGTCAGCGTCGACACTTCGATCATGTCGGGCGTCAGGTTCGCCCATACCTTGTACAGATTCGTGAGCCAGCCGAACAGCTCGGCGTTCTGCGCGGCAGGAATCGCGCGCGTGAGGCTCTGGTACATGTGGTGATGCGTGTTGACGAGGCCCGGAATCACGAGGTGGCCGCGCAGGTCGAGCACGTCGTCGGCCGTGGGCGGCAACTGATCCGTCGGGGCGACCGCGACGATCCGGTTGTCCTCGATATAAAGGCCGGCGTCGCGCAGTTCGCGCCGCTCGCCATCCATCGTGACCAGCACGTCCGCATGCTTCACGAGCATCGTTTTGCCGGGTTGCTTCACTGCTTCGTTCATCGTCATTCGTCTCTCCGCCCGCACAGCGCTTACCATCGGTAGCCAAAATCCCGCTGACAACTCGCGCGGTTGCGATACCCAACCTCACACCGCCAATATAGTGGCGCTTTTTTGGCGCCGGTACGATCGGCCGATGTGCCGGCGCGGCTTTCGACTGGCTGTCCATCATGCGCGAACCATTATCTTTCCTATCGCTCGCGCGCTGAACGGAGCATCCTTTTTACAATGGCTGCCACGGCGCTCGCATCAATTCGCCGACGGGTATGCAGCCACTGACGTGGAGCCTCGATCCGCCGCAAACGTCATGGATCGGGCCGCCGCCGACACCTCGCATTCACACAAGGACAATTGCGAATGGGCAAGCTCACTACCCACGTGCTCGACACCGCGAACGGCCGTCCCGGCGCAGGCATCAAGGTCGAACTCTTCGCGCTCGCGGGCGACACGCGCCGCGCGCTCAAAACCACATTCACCAATCACGACGGCCGCTGCGACGAACCGCTGCTCGAAGGCGACGCGCTCGTCGCGGGCGAGTACGAGCTCGTGTTCGGCGCCGGCGACTACTTCGCCTCGCTCGGCACGAAGGTGCCGGAACCGCGCTTCGTCGATCGCGTCGTGCTGCGCTTCGGCGTCGCCGATGCCCACGCCCACTATCACGTGCCGCTGCTGGTGTCGCCGTTTTCGTACAGCACGTATCGAGGCAGCTAGGCCGCCTCGATGCGAGCCGCGCCTGAACAGGCACAAGCAGGCGCAAGCGCCCCGCGATACCCATAACAACCCGCGCGCTGCGTCTTTAACCCCGCAGTCGGCGCGATGAGCGACGACGCCGAGCGTCATCGCGCGCACAACGAATCAGAAGTGGAGGAGTTTCATGGAAGGCTTTATCACCGACTGGCTGAACCTCGCGATTCGCTGGTTCCACGTCGTCGCCGCGATTGCGTGGATCGGCGAATCGTTCTATTTCGTCGCGCTCGACAACAGCCTGAAACCGCCGGCGGATCCGAACCAGCGCCGCCGCGGCGTGTTCGGCGAGCTGTGGCACGTGCATGGCGGCGGATTCTACAACATGCAGAAGTACACGGTCGCGCCGCCCGAAATGCCCGAAGACCTGCACTGGTCGAAATGGCCGTCGTACACGACGTGGTTGTCGGGCTTCGGTCTCTTTACCGTGCTGTATCTGTTCTCGCCGAGCACCTATCTGATCGACAGGAACGTGCTCGACATGGGGCCGGTGGTCGCCGTCGCATCGGCGATCGGTTTTCTCGCGGCCGGCTGGATCGTCTACGACTCGCTGTGCCGGATTCTCGGCACGCGCGACAAGCTGCTCGGCATCTGCGTCGGCATTTACGTGCTGATCGCGGCGTACCTCGCCTGTCATATCTTCGCGGGCCGCGCGGCGTATCTGATCATGGGCGCGATGCTCGCGACGATCATGTCGGCCAACGTGTTCTTCGTGATCATTCCGGGCCAGCGCAAGATGGTCGACGCGATGCTCAAGGGCGACACGCCGAACCCGATCTACGGCAAGCGCGGCAAGCAGCGCTCGGTGCACAACACGTATTTCACGCTGCCGGTCGTGTTCGCGATGCTGTCGAACCACTACGCGATGACCTACACGCATCCGTACAACTGGGCGGTGCTCGTCGTCATCATGCTGGCCGGCGCGCTGATCCGTCAGTTCTTCGTGATGCGCCATCGCGGCCAGGTGCTGTGGTATCTGCCGCTAATCGGCGTCGCGCTGATGTGCACCGCGCTCGTGTGGACCATGCCGCGACCGGTGGTGCCACAGGCGCAAGCCGCCAACGCGCCGGCGCTGAAGGTCGCCGACATCGCGCCGGTGCTGCAGCAGCGCTGCGTGGCCTGCCACTCCGCGCATCCGACGATGATGGGCAGCGCACCGGCCGGCGTGCTGATGGATACGCCCGACGAAATCTCGCAGAACGCACAGCGCATCTACCAGCAGGCGGTCACGTTGAAGGCGATGCCGCTTGGCAACGTCACGCATATGACCGACGACGAGCGGATGAAGATCGCCGCGTGGTTCGAAGGCGGCGCGGCGAAGTAAGGATCGCTGTCGGGATGACAGAACCGGCGCCAAGGTAGAGGCTGGAATGTGAAGCGGGCTTGTCGCGTGAGCGGCAAGCCCGTTGTTGTTTTGGGACTACTGCGTGTGCAGTCAGCCGGATCGATACATCGTTTTGTAGCCACAGGGCTACACAATTTCCAAAAACGCCTAAAATGTAGCCTTAGAGTCACAAAAACAAATAAGCATTTTGTACCTCTTGGGCTACAATACATTTCAGATTCGCCAAATCTGACACCCTGAGGCTACAAATGACCAACCTCGCCGATGTCTCGGACATGCTCAAAGCCGTACGACGCGACAGCAAACTATCGCAGGAAGAACTGGCACGCCGCGCGGGCGTTGCCCGCACTACCGTCGCGCGCATGGAGACGCTCGCCAAAAACGATATGAGCGTGTCAGTGCTCGTGCGCCTGCTCGAAGCCGCCGGTTACGACCTCAAGTTCGTCGCGCACGGACATGGACGCACGCTCGAAGACATCCTCGCTGAACAGCGCAGCCCGGACGCGCGGCCATGAAGCTCGACGTTCAGGTACTGGGCAAAAACGTTGCCACGTTGTTTCGCGAGCGCGATGACTATGTCCTCAAGTACAACCGCGACGCTAGCACGACCGACTTCGTCAGTCTGACGATGCCGGTGCGCGAAGAGGCCTGGCGCTGGCCGCGCGACCTGCATCCGTTTTTCCGCCAGAACCTGCCCGAGGGCTATCTGCTGAATCTGATCCGCGAGCAATTCGGACCGCTGCTCGATGGAACCGATCTCTCGCTGCTCGCGGTGGTGGGCTCGATGGGGATTGGCCGCGTCACGGTCGCGCCCGAAGGTGTCGCGCCGGGCACCGAACTCCAGGCGCTCGACGTTCAGGACATCCTGCACGGCGACAACTCCGCCGAACACTTCGCGCAACTCGTCCGTGAATACGCACGAGCGGCTATTTCGGGCGTCGTACCCAAATTCATCGCGCCGGAAGCCCAGCCGTCCGCCGCGTCGACGCCGTTGCAACTCGGCAAGCCGACGCTTAGAACGAGCCGTCACATCGTCAAAGGTTCGGACGACAACACGCCCTTTCTCGGTTTCAACGAGTTCTATTCGATGCGTGTGCTGGAGCGGCTTGGGGTTGCGCCCGTCGCACGCACGCAGATGTCCGACGATGGCCGGGCGCTGATCGTCGAGCGCTTCGATGTCGACGCGCAAGGGCTGCCGGCGTACGGCGTGGAAGACATGTGCGGCCTGCTCGGTTTGCCGCCGCACGAAAAATACAACTCGACGACCGAGAAAATGCTCAATGCGGCCAGGGCGTATCTGCTCGCTCGCGACACCATGCGGGTGCAACTCCAGCAGCTCGGCTGGCAACTGCTGACGAACTACGTCGTGCGCAACGCGGACTGCCACACCAAGAACGTCGCCCTGTTCTATACGTCGATCGACGATGTGGCGTTCACGCCCGTCTACGACGTCGTGACGACGCAGGCTTATCCGCGCTTCGCAGCCAATCCGCCAGGCTTGCCGATCGACGGCCGGAAAACCTGGGCAGCGGGTAAAACGCTGGAACGATTCTTCAACACGCGCATGGGCATCGCGCCGCGGCAATATGCGCAGATGGTCGAAGCGCTGTGCGAGTCGGCTGTCGACGTCGGCCACGAGTTGATCGAAGCAGCGCGCAACGAACCGCAGTGGCGCATGGTCGCCAAGCAGATGCTGCACGCGTGGGACGACGGCATGACAGCCCTGCGCTCGCCGAAGAAAAGCCTGCCATTCAAGGGGCTCAAGCCCGCGATCGAAGCAGCGGGATTTTCGGCGCCTGAGCCGCCCGAACGGTCACGGGAGGTCATCGGGCATTCGCCGCTGCTTGGCAGGCGAAACTGATCGCTACCCATGCGAAAAAGCCCGCGACATAACCTGCGTCGCGGGCCTTTCTTTTCAGCCACCACCCTACCGGCTACCCGGCAGCTGCATTGCCATCAAACCGCCACCGCGCTCAACGCATCTTCCGTGAGCCACAGCGACTCCGCCAGATCCTGCTCGTTCAGATTGAGCCCCTCCCCGCCGCGATCGACGACGACGAAGTCGCTCACCTCGCCCAACGCAATCAGCGGATGGTGCCACACGCCTTTT from Paraburkholderia sp. HP33-1 includes the following:
- a CDS encoding ABC transporter ATP-binding protein yields the protein MSDTPHSDGAQFTGGAVPRLALTGITKQYPAVRANDDVTLVVAPGEIHAVLGENGAGKSTLMKIIYGAVRPDAGEIRWEGETVDIANPAAARKLGVGMVFQHFSLFETLTVGENIALALDEPFDLKTLSKRIREVSADYGLDIDPQRHVHSLTVGERQRVEIVRCLLQNPRLLIMDEPTSVLTPQAVRKLFTTLRRLAAEGCSILYISHKLDEIQELCDTATVMRGGRVTGHVKPKNETHASLAQLMVGHSLPDYTRREHKPGAVLLDVRQLSVASDDPFGTSLRDVSFGVHAGEIFGIAGVSGNGQAELLAALSGEKRGEKRSLPADAITICGKPAARLGAGGRRALGFGFVPEERLGRGAVPAMSLADNALLTAHRQNMVKSGWIRAGAMRAFAKRCIDAFDVRCGGPDALAQSLSGGNLQKYIMGREILQAPKVLVVAQPTWGVDVGASAFIRQQLLDLSARGVAILVISEELEELFDICDRIAVLAGGRLSPVRATGATNAEEIGRWMAGLFGDREGAAPAADQPAHA
- a CDS encoding LysR substrate-binding domain-containing protein, with protein sequence MSQQREAIDTYLLRVLHTLLMERSVTRAAVKLNQSQPAISAALRRLRDITGDPLLVRGKSGMVPTEYGLRLLEPVQNALREIERIKFQQHNFDPATSIRCYRIGCPDYLNVLFVPTVVERFRQAAPNATLEFHSLGPAFDYELALEDGKLDIVVGNWPEPPEQLHLSNLFVDQIVCLMSNTHPFAKRGGLTLDQYLNAPHLAPTPYSVGQRGAIDVHLARERLKRHVVVMLPYFNLAPYVLIKSDLIFTTTRLFADYYAKFLPLTVVPAPLDFPPMQYYQLWHERVHYSDEVRWLRGLVGEATRTLIDKS
- a CDS encoding 8-oxoguanine deaminase, which codes for MTMNEAVKQPGKTMLVKHADVLVTMDGERRELRDAGLYIEDNRIVAVAPTDQLPPTADDVLDLRGHLVIPGLVNTHHHMYQSLTRAIPAAQNAELFGWLTNLYKVWANLTPDMIEVSTLTAMAELLLSGCTTSSDHLYIYPNGSRLDDSIAAARRIGMRFHAARGSMSVGQKDGGLPPDSVVEREADILKDTQRLIETYHDEGRYAMLRVVVAPCSPFSVSRDLMRESAVLARQYGVSMHTHLAENVNDVEYSREKFGMTPAEYAHDLGWVGRDVWHAHCVQLDDAGIALFARTGTGVAHCPCSNMRLASGIAPVKRMRLAGVPVGLGVDGSASNDGAQMVAEVRQALLLQRVGFGPDAMTAREALEIATLGGARVLNRDDIGALAPGMAADFVAFDLRQPQFAGALHDPVAALVFCAPSQVSYSVIDGKVVVKNGQLATLELGPVIERHNRLARQLYEAAA
- the uraH gene encoding hydroxyisourate hydrolase, with product MGKLTTHVLDTANGRPGAGIKVELFALAGDTRRALKTTFTNHDGRCDEPLLEGDALVAGEYELVFGAGDYFASLGTKVPEPRFVDRVVLRFGVADAHAHYHVPLLVSPFSYSTYRGS
- a CDS encoding urate hydroxylase PuuD, which codes for MEGFITDWLNLAIRWFHVVAAIAWIGESFYFVALDNSLKPPADPNQRRRGVFGELWHVHGGGFYNMQKYTVAPPEMPEDLHWSKWPSYTTWLSGFGLFTVLYLFSPSTYLIDRNVLDMGPVVAVASAIGFLAAGWIVYDSLCRILGTRDKLLGICVGIYVLIAAYLACHIFAGRAAYLIMGAMLATIMSANVFFVIIPGQRKMVDAMLKGDTPNPIYGKRGKQRSVHNTYFTLPVVFAMLSNHYAMTYTHPYNWAVLVVIMLAGALIRQFFVMRHRGQVLWYLPLIGVALMCTALVWTMPRPVVPQAQAANAPALKVADIAPVLQQRCVACHSAHPTMMGSAPAGVLMDTPDEISQNAQRIYQQAVTLKAMPLGNVTHMTDDERMKIAAWFEGGAAK
- a CDS encoding helix-turn-helix domain-containing protein codes for the protein MTNLADVSDMLKAVRRDSKLSQEELARRAGVARTTVARMETLAKNDMSVSVLVRLLEAAGYDLKFVAHGHGRTLEDILAEQRSPDARP